A window of Campylobacter lari subsp. lari contains these coding sequences:
- the pheT gene encoding phenylalanine--tRNA ligase subunit beta codes for MIISRNWLNEWIDLSEISTQAIVNTLNSIGLEVDSFKSVKAPQKVVIGKVLEKVKHENSDKLNICKVDIGSEILQIVCGAKNVDKDQFVAVSLVGAVLPNGLEIKPAKLRGVESMGMICSSSELGFGKSNEGIMVLDESMGELVLGKALNDYELFNDELIEIELTPNRGDCLSLYGVARDLSAALDLNLKELNPLKESENSVGIGRILSVKNQSDVEGFFAYRALEIKEEFKLNITIQIRLALIEAYKNNNIENLLTYATHASGVIFCAYDFHKLCQDCQIDEKIVLEIKTQEHGEYGVYYKDELIALAGIEQEDKFKINDESKIIIIEASYTHPQTIANAIAFYKKKNDTIYRSLRGSEPKLSLGMEYLFNECLKISAMSVFSGSQQVFKENEANIIGIFGAEIDKIIGMPIDKNNLVKILKKLGFEISVVNDEQFNIKIPLHRSDIANIADISEEIVRIIGIDNIPSKALEFKEKNRLNKVYFDYQELKNLRLKASSNGYFESVHYVLDNEEQLSQLGFKCIKNKLINPITNELNTLRSTLINHLLNAASFNLRNSKKKIKLFECGSVFDEFSNEHAKFAMIFSGYKEEAKITNKAKPVLVDFYTFLAELKSIIGEFSLQKSEYAFLSPYEQANVYKNGKRIGFIGRMHLGIENKRDLAKTYICELDLEGLKQDFKTAKAYSKFPSMSRDLSIVIPKGFEYEKIKHTITKLDIERLESFRVVDLYTDENLGDFYSLTINLVFRDFEKTLEDNIILEYIDKIIKVLDDEYGLKLR; via the coding sequence GCGGTGCTAAAAATGTTGATAAAGATCAATTTGTAGCCGTATCTTTAGTGGGTGCAGTGCTTCCAAATGGACTTGAAATTAAACCTGCCAAACTTAGAGGGGTTGAATCTATGGGTATGATTTGCTCATCTAGCGAGCTTGGTTTTGGAAAAAGTAATGAAGGTATTATGGTTTTAGATGAGAGTATGGGGGAATTAGTTCTAGGAAAAGCTTTAAATGATTATGAACTTTTTAATGATGAATTAATTGAAATAGAACTTACTCCAAATCGCGGTGATTGCTTGAGTTTATATGGTGTTGCTAGAGATTTAAGCGCAGCACTTGATTTAAATTTAAAAGAATTAAATCCTTTAAAAGAAAGTGAAAATAGTGTAGGTATAGGAAGAATACTCAGTGTTAAAAATCAAAGCGATGTTGAAGGTTTTTTTGCATATAGGGCATTAGAAATCAAAGAAGAGTTTAAACTAAATATTACAATACAAATTCGCCTTGCCTTGATTGAAGCATATAAAAATAATAACATAGAAAATCTTTTAACATATGCAACTCATGCAAGTGGAGTAATTTTTTGTGCTTATGATTTTCATAAACTTTGTCAAGATTGTCAAATCGATGAAAAGATTGTTTTAGAAATTAAAACTCAAGAACATGGAGAATATGGAGTTTATTATAAAGATGAGTTGATTGCTTTAGCAGGTATAGAGCAAGAAGATAAATTTAAAATCAATGATGAGAGTAAAATTATCATTATAGAAGCAAGTTATACTCATCCTCAAACTATAGCAAATGCAATAGCCTTTTATAAAAAGAAAAATGACACTATATATCGCTCTTTAAGAGGTAGCGAGCCTAAACTTTCTTTGGGAATGGAGTATTTATTTAATGAATGCTTAAAAATTAGCGCGATGAGTGTTTTTTCAGGAAGCCAACAAGTTTTTAAGGAAAATGAAGCAAATATTATTGGTATTTTTGGCGCAGAGATTGATAAAATCATTGGTATGCCTATAGATAAAAATAATTTAGTAAAAATTCTTAAAAAACTAGGCTTTGAAATAAGTGTAGTAAATGATGAACAATTTAATATCAAAATCCCACTTCATCGCAGTGATATAGCAAATATAGCTGATATTAGTGAAGAGATAGTAAGAATTATTGGTATTGATAATATCCCATCAAAAGCTTTAGAATTTAAAGAAAAAAATCGCTTAAATAAAGTGTATTTTGATTATCAAGAGCTTAAAAATTTAAGATTAAAAGCAAGTAGCAATGGGTATTTTGAAAGTGTGCATTATGTTTTAGATAATGAAGAACAATTAAGTCAATTAGGATTTAAATGCATTAAAAATAAGCTTATTAATCCTATCACCAATGAGCTTAATACTTTAAGAAGCACTTTGATAAATCATCTTTTAAATGCAGCAAGCTTTAATCTAAGAAATTCAAAAAAGAAAATCAAACTTTTTGAATGTGGCAGTGTTTTTGATGAGTTTTCAAACGAGCATGCTAAATTTGCGATGATCTTTAGTGGTTACAAAGAAGAAGCTAAAATCACAAATAAGGCCAAGCCTGTTTTGGTAGATTTTTACACTTTTTTAGCAGAATTAAAAAGCATTATAGGTGAGTTTAGTTTGCAAAAATCAGAATATGCATTTTTAAGCCCATATGAGCAAGCAAATGTATATAAAAACGGTAAGCGTATAGGGTTTATAGGTAGGATGCATTTAGGTATAGAAAATAAAAGAGATTTGGCTAAAACTTATATTTGTGAGCTTGATTTAGAAGGCTTAAAACAAGACTTTAAAACCGCTAAAGCTTATTCTAAATTTCCATCTATGAGCAGGGATTTAAGTATAGTTATACCTAAGGGTTTTGAATATGAAAAAATCAAACACACTATTACTAAATTAGATATTGAAAGATTGGAAAGCTTTAGAGTGGTAGATTTATATACAGATGAGAATTTAGGTGATTTTTATAGCTTGACTATTAATTTAGTATTTAGAGATTTTGAAAAAACCTTAGAAGATAATATTATTCTTGAATATATTGATAAAATCATCAAGGTTTTAGATGATGAGTATGGTTTAAAACTTCGATGA